In a genomic window of Sphingomonas lutea:
- a CDS encoding trimeric intracellular cation channel family protein, translating into MASTLPSAFVWLDLFGIAVFAISGALLAAEKRQTLVTFIFFAAVTGIGGGTLRDLLIGAPVFWVHTNATLLICIVAALLVWLTSKDRFAGRALLWFDAAGLAAYATYGAAKALAFGVAPVPAFGMGILTACAGGIIRDVLAGEPSILMRPELYVTAAALAAGLFVALALVGVAVPVAALVAGIAGFALRGAAIARGWSLPAYRD; encoded by the coding sequence GTGGCCTCTACCCTCCCCTCCGCGTTCGTCTGGCTCGACCTGTTCGGGATCGCCGTCTTCGCCATCTCCGGCGCGCTCCTCGCCGCCGAGAAGCGCCAGACGCTGGTCACTTTCATCTTCTTCGCCGCGGTCACCGGCATCGGCGGCGGGACACTGCGCGACCTGCTGATCGGCGCGCCGGTGTTCTGGGTCCACACCAACGCCACCTTGCTCATCTGCATCGTCGCTGCATTGCTCGTGTGGCTGACGAGCAAGGACCGCTTCGCCGGGCGCGCGCTTCTGTGGTTCGACGCCGCCGGCCTCGCCGCCTACGCGACCTACGGCGCGGCCAAGGCGCTGGCGTTCGGCGTGGCGCCCGTCCCCGCCTTCGGCATGGGCATCCTCACCGCTTGCGCCGGCGGGATCATCCGCGACGTGCTTGCCGGCGAACCGTCGATCCTGATGCGGCCCGAGCTTTACGTCACCGCCGCCGCGCTTGCCGCCGGCCTGTTCGTCGCGCTTGCGCTGGTGGGCGTCGCCGTGCCGGTCGCGGCGCTGGTTGCGGGCATCGCCGGCTTCGCCTTGCGCGGCGCGGCGATTGCGCGCGGCTGGTCATTGCCGGCCTATCGCGATTAG
- a CDS encoding RluA family pseudouridine synthase, translating into MSDPRTFTVTDDDDGIRLDRWFKRHMPDVSFNIVSRWARTGQLRVAGKRAAPGDRVEAGQEIRVPPVEVTPARSARRTPERKALTPEEESYVRDMVIFEQPTAFVLNKPPGLATQGGTKTTQHLDRLLDGLADERGRPKLVHRLDKDTSGALLVARTARAAGHFAKGFSARTAKKIYWAIVAGDVQGEDGTIDAPLAKQPGTGGEKMHVSEEHGLPAKTRWRVIDRAGNRAAWVELQPLTGRTHQLRAHMAAMGNPIVGDAKYGGPEAFLTGGISRKLHLHARRLKVDAPEGGKIDVTAELPPHFAESLTTLGFQQAAGDDLPPIAAPPAPGKAARARMSSRRGERRSRATAPKAKRR; encoded by the coding sequence GTGAGCGACCCCCGCACCTTTACCGTGACCGACGACGACGACGGCATCCGGCTCGACCGCTGGTTCAAGCGGCACATGCCCGACGTCAGCTTCAACATCGTCTCGCGCTGGGCGCGGACCGGGCAGTTGCGGGTGGCGGGCAAGCGCGCCGCGCCGGGCGACCGCGTCGAGGCGGGGCAGGAAATCCGCGTGCCGCCGGTCGAGGTCACGCCGGCGCGGAGCGCGCGGCGGACGCCTGAGCGCAAGGCGCTGACGCCTGAAGAAGAAAGCTATGTTCGCGACATGGTGATCTTCGAACAGCCGACGGCGTTCGTGCTCAACAAGCCGCCGGGGCTGGCGACGCAGGGCGGGACCAAGACCACGCAGCATCTCGACCGTCTGCTCGACGGGCTGGCCGACGAGCGCGGGCGGCCCAAGCTGGTGCATCGCCTCGACAAGGATACGTCCGGCGCGCTGCTGGTGGCGCGTACGGCACGCGCGGCGGGCCATTTCGCCAAGGGCTTTTCGGCGCGCACGGCGAAGAAAATCTACTGGGCGATCGTCGCCGGCGACGTGCAGGGCGAGGATGGGACGATCGACGCCCCGCTCGCCAAGCAGCCGGGCACGGGCGGCGAGAAGATGCATGTCAGCGAGGAACATGGCCTGCCGGCCAAGACCCGCTGGCGGGTGATCGACCGCGCCGGCAACCGCGCGGCATGGGTCGAGCTGCAGCCGCTGACGGGGCGCACGCACCAGCTGCGCGCGCATATGGCGGCGATGGGCAATCCGATCGTCGGCGACGCCAAATATGGCGGGCCCGAGGCCTTCCTGACCGGCGGGATCAGCCGCAAGCTTCACCTTCACGCGCGGCGGCTCAAGGTCGATGCGCCCGAAGGCGGCAAGATCGACGTGACGGCGGAATTGCCACCGCATTTCGCCGAAAGCCTGACGACGTTGGGCTTCCAGCAAGCGGCGGGCGACGACCTGCCGCCGATTGCCGCGCCGCCCGCTCCCGGCAAGGCGGCGCGTGCGCGGATGTCGAGCCGGCGCGGCGAGCGCCGCTCGCGCGCCACGGCGCCCAAGGCAAAGCGACGATGA
- the rarD gene encoding EamA family transporter RarD: protein MIIGFHPRLTPARSTANESPAPAPQDYPDARRGFLYGFGAYSLWGVLPIYFKQLTAIPSVSIVAHRILWSVPFLLALLLMGGKTADLRAALANRRTLAWLALTATLIGINWLLYIYAVTSGHILAGSLGYYLNPLANVLLGRFILHERLSRLQWAAIAIAAAGVSALAVGALAQLWISLTLCVSFATYGLLRKLAPVDAVTGLTVETLLLLPLAIAWLAWHAFAGAPLFGDNRTITLFLIMSGAATAIPLILFTAAARLIPYSTLGMLQFLAPTLQFLCAVFLYDEPFGTAHAIAFGAIWTALVLYVFSLVREARLNRVREDDLACAET, encoded by the coding sequence TTGATCATAGGCTTTCACCCGCGCCTTACCCCCGCTAGGTCCACGGCGAATGAATCGCCCGCCCCCGCGCCGCAAGACTATCCCGACGCGCGGCGCGGTTTCCTATACGGCTTTGGGGCCTACAGCCTGTGGGGTGTCCTCCCGATCTATTTCAAGCAGCTGACCGCGATCCCGTCGGTCAGCATCGTTGCCCATCGCATCCTCTGGTCAGTGCCCTTCCTGCTCGCGCTGCTCCTGATGGGCGGCAAGACGGCGGACTTGCGCGCGGCGTTGGCCAATCGCCGTACCCTCGCCTGGCTTGCGCTCACCGCGACGCTGATTGGGATCAACTGGCTGCTCTACATCTACGCGGTGACCAGCGGGCACATCCTCGCCGGCAGCCTTGGCTATTATCTCAATCCGCTCGCCAACGTCCTGCTCGGCCGCTTCATCCTCCACGAGCGGCTGTCGCGCCTGCAATGGGCCGCCATCGCCATCGCCGCGGCGGGCGTGTCGGCGCTCGCCGTCGGCGCGCTCGCGCAATTGTGGATCAGCCTCACCTTGTGCGTCAGCTTCGCCACCTACGGCCTGCTGCGCAAGCTCGCGCCGGTCGATGCCGTCACCGGCCTGACGGTCGAGACATTGCTTCTCCTGCCCCTCGCGATCGCCTGGCTCGCCTGGCATGCGTTCGCCGGGGCACCACTGTTCGGCGACAATCGCACGATCACCTTGTTCCTCATCATGTCCGGCGCGGCGACCGCCATCCCCCTGATCCTGTTCACTGCTGCGGCGCGCCTCATCCCCTATTCGACGCTCGGCATGCTGCAATTCCTCGCGCCGACGCTTCAGTTCCTGTGCGCGGTCTTCCTCTATGACGAGCCGTTCGGCACCGCCCACGCGATCGCCTTCGGCGCGATTTGGACTGCGCTGGTGCTCTACGTCTTCTCTTTGGTCCGCGAAGCGCGGCTCAACCGCGTCCGGGAGGATGATCTGGCTTGCGCGGAAACCTAA
- a CDS encoding ribose-phosphate pyrophosphokinase has translation MSEGAGLLADPHEVRAILVASAKAGEAITYSEVLALLGHHFTRPKMRALCKVLAFVDDEAEARGEPELAVLVVRQSDRLPGQGWWVGGAKKHGHAGPWEGPKAARLIRKLQQEAFDFWAEG, from the coding sequence ATGAGTGAGGGGGCGGGGCTGCTCGCCGATCCGCACGAAGTGCGCGCGATCCTGGTTGCGTCGGCCAAAGCGGGCGAAGCGATCACTTATTCGGAAGTGCTTGCGTTGCTCGGCCACCATTTCACGCGGCCCAAGATGCGCGCCTTGTGCAAGGTGCTGGCGTTCGTCGACGATGAGGCCGAGGCGCGGGGCGAGCCCGAGCTGGCGGTGCTGGTGGTGCGCCAGTCGGATCGGCTCCCGGGCCAGGGCTGGTGGGTCGGCGGGGCGAAAAAGCATGGACATGCCGGACCCTGGGAAGGACCCAAGGCGGCGCGCCTGATCCGCAAGCTGCAGCAAGAGGCGTTCGATTTCTGGGCGGAGGGCTGA
- a CDS encoding DUF4893 domain-containing protein, with protein sequence MMRTAAVVATFAVAAGCRTAPKIPDGVRPSVEVAPPAKSEGWKEVATDADESRLARLSAAWAEGLSETRRNYAGEVRREGILLRPDAALPRPAPTPGSYNCRLIKLGRATPKTRAYESFKPFFCYVEVEGDLLTIVKQTGSQRPAGRLWEDDDPNRLIFLGSLALGDSQPPIAYGDDPKRDMAGVLERIGPFKWRLTIPWPQSTSKLDVFELTPVTRQPQ encoded by the coding sequence ATGATGCGAACTGCGGCGGTCGTCGCGACCTTTGCCGTGGCGGCCGGCTGTCGGACGGCGCCCAAGATCCCCGACGGTGTCAGGCCCAGCGTCGAGGTCGCGCCGCCGGCCAAATCCGAAGGGTGGAAAGAGGTCGCGACCGATGCCGACGAAAGCCGGCTGGCGCGGCTGAGCGCGGCGTGGGCCGAGGGACTGAGCGAGACGCGCCGCAATTATGCCGGTGAAGTGCGCCGTGAAGGAATCCTGCTTCGTCCGGACGCCGCGCTGCCGCGACCCGCGCCAACGCCGGGGAGCTATAATTGCAGGCTGATCAAGCTCGGCCGAGCAACGCCCAAGACCCGTGCCTATGAAAGCTTCAAACCCTTCTTTTGTTACGTCGAGGTCGAAGGCGACCTTCTGACGATCGTCAAGCAGACCGGTAGCCAGCGGCCCGCGGGGCGGTTGTGGGAGGATGACGACCCCAATCGCCTGATCTTTCTCGGCAGTTTGGCGCTGGGCGATTCCCAACCGCCGATCGCTTATGGCGACGACCCGAAGCGCGACATGGCCGGGGTGCTCGAACGGATTGGTCCGTTCAAATGGCGGCTGACCATCCCGTGGCCGCAAAGTACTTCCAAGCTCGACGTGTTCGAACTGACGCCGGTCACGCGCCAACCGCAATGA
- a CDS encoding PHA/PHB synthase family protein has translation MTNDTNTNTTPTLPTLEDWQHWTLVMGRAQQMMMEYWAEQMSRGQKMPDWSSPAFGFGAQPSGGANDPMALMSAGAQAWAKGLETWGKMMGGVVAAPPASDTPIRDRRFAAPEWQENPIFDTIRRSYLQISDQLLGQVEEVEGLDPDARQKLRFATRSFVDAMAPSNFAVTNPQVLKRTLETRGENLLKGLSNMLRDLAAGQLTQTKPGAFEVGRNLATTPGKVVKETPLYQLIQYTPTTDEVLRTPVVIFPPWINRFYILDLTPEKSFVKWCVDQGISLFMVSWKSADESIADAGLDDYVLNGQVDAIDTIRDLLDVESVHAIGYCVAGTTLAATLAYLQAKGQADKVKSATFFTAQVDFSEAGDLKLFLGDETMGLLQQLTAEKGYLDGRYMAATFNLLRGRDLIWSYVVNNYLMGDEPAPFDLLHWNSDTTNLPAAWHRNYLDTLYKGNKLAEKGGISVAGTPIDIGSVKTPSYIQAGREDHIAPPQSVWKVMDHFVGEKRFVLAGSGHIAGVVNPPSAGKYQYWINDEPAATLDAFVAGAKEHAGSWWPDWRAWLEKQDGAKVKATGARVPGKGKLKPIEDAPGSYVRAR, from the coding sequence ATGACCAACGACACCAACACCAACACCACCCCCACCCTGCCGACGCTCGAAGACTGGCAGCATTGGACGCTTGTGATGGGGCGCGCACAGCAGATGATGATGGAATATTGGGCCGAGCAGATGAGCCGAGGGCAAAAGATGCCCGACTGGTCGTCGCCGGCGTTCGGTTTTGGCGCGCAGCCAAGCGGGGGCGCGAACGACCCGATGGCGCTGATGAGCGCGGGGGCGCAGGCCTGGGCCAAGGGGCTGGAGACGTGGGGCAAGATGATGGGCGGGGTGGTTGCCGCGCCGCCGGCGAGCGACACGCCGATCCGCGACCGCCGCTTCGCCGCGCCCGAGTGGCAGGAGAACCCGATCTTCGACACGATCCGGCGGAGCTATCTGCAAATCTCCGACCAGCTGCTGGGCCAGGTCGAGGAGGTCGAAGGCCTCGATCCCGACGCGCGGCAGAAATTGCGTTTCGCAACGCGCAGCTTCGTCGATGCGATGGCGCCGAGCAATTTCGCGGTGACCAACCCGCAGGTGCTCAAGCGCACGCTCGAGACGCGCGGCGAGAATTTGCTCAAGGGCCTGTCGAACATGCTGCGCGACCTTGCCGCGGGGCAGTTGACGCAGACCAAGCCGGGGGCGTTCGAGGTCGGGCGCAACCTGGCGACCACGCCGGGCAAAGTGGTCAAGGAAACGCCGCTTTACCAGCTGATCCAATATACGCCGACGACCGATGAGGTGCTGCGGACGCCGGTGGTGATCTTCCCGCCGTGGATCAACCGCTTCTACATCCTCGACCTCACGCCCGAGAAAAGCTTTGTGAAGTGGTGCGTCGACCAAGGCATTTCGCTGTTCATGGTCAGCTGGAAATCGGCCGACGAAAGCATCGCCGACGCGGGGCTCGACGATTATGTATTGAACGGCCAGGTCGACGCGATCGACACGATCCGCGACTTGCTCGATGTCGAGAGCGTCCATGCCATCGGCTATTGCGTTGCGGGGACGACGCTCGCGGCGACGCTCGCCTACCTCCAGGCCAAGGGGCAGGCCGACAAGGTCAAGTCTGCAACCTTCTTCACCGCGCAGGTCGACTTCAGCGAAGCGGGCGATCTCAAGCTGTTCCTCGGCGACGAAACGATGGGGCTGCTCCAGCAACTGACGGCGGAGAAGGGCTATCTCGACGGGCGCTACATGGCCGCGACCTTCAACCTGCTGCGCGGCCGCGACCTCATCTGGTCCTACGTCGTGAACAATTATCTGATGGGCGACGAGCCCGCGCCGTTCGACCTGCTCCACTGGAACAGCGACACGACCAACCTGCCCGCCGCGTGGCACCGCAATTATCTCGACACGCTCTACAAGGGGAACAAGCTGGCGGAGAAGGGCGGGATCTCGGTCGCGGGCACGCCGATCGACATCGGGTCGGTCAAGACGCCGAGCTACATCCAGGCCGGGCGCGAGGACCATATCGCGCCGCCGCAAAGCGTGTGGAAGGTGATGGACCATTTCGTGGGCGAGAAGCGCTTCGTGCTCGCGGGATCGGGGCATATCGCCGGGGTGGTGAACCCGCCGTCCGCGGGCAAATACCAATATTGGATCAACGACGAGCCGGCGGCGACGCTCGACGCCTTTGTCGCGGGCGCCAAGGAGCATGCCGGCAGCTGGTGGCCCGACTGGCGCGCGTGGCTCGAGAAGCAGGACGGGGCGAAGGTGAAGGCCACAGGCGCGCGCGTGCCCGGCAAGGGCAAGCTCAAGCCGATCGAAGACGCGCCGGGGAGTTACGTGCGAGCGCGGTAG
- a CDS encoding serine hydrolase domain-containing protein, with product MRAALLLIPFLAGCATMTPPTAPPDAQVGIAFTRDGEISSFAEGLADPAAGRAVTPDDPVRIASISKLVVAIGVMKLVEAGAVDLDADVSVYLGWTPTNPAYPDHKVSLRHLLSHTSSVRDHDDQYAVPLGETVEAAMVARTSWDTSNPPGRRFHYSNMNFPIVAEIIEHMTSERFDIWMRREVLDPMKIDACFNWPTCSDAAVARAVVLRQDGKVVRDDLQGKRPDCPVFVRDGEACDLSRWKLGDNGSLFSPQGGLRISARGLARVGRLLLGGGTLDGVRILSPQSVDTLLTQVWRFDGRNGDTEDGFYCSYGLATRQIPTSGAGCADNPGTRGATFVGHAGDAYGVRSGLWIDRAAGHGIAYFVTGLPADPPRGRGTAFRAAEQDAFRRTLGLIRP from the coding sequence ATGCGCGCCGCCCTCCTCCTGATCCCGTTCCTTGCAGGCTGCGCCACCATGACACCGCCCACCGCTCCGCCCGACGCCCAGGTCGGAATCGCCTTCACCCGCGATGGCGAGATCAGCAGTTTCGCCGAGGGCCTTGCCGACCCCGCCGCCGGCCGCGCGGTGACGCCCGACGATCCCGTGCGCATCGCCTCGATCAGCAAGCTGGTCGTCGCCATCGGCGTGATGAAATTGGTCGAGGCGGGCGCGGTCGATCTCGATGCCGATGTCTCGGTCTATCTCGGCTGGACGCCGACCAATCCCGCTTATCCCGACCACAAAGTGAGCCTGCGGCACTTGCTCTCGCACACCAGTTCGGTGCGCGATCATGATGATCAATATGCTGTTCCGCTGGGCGAAACTGTCGAAGCCGCGATGGTGGCGCGCACCTCGTGGGACACTTCGAATCCGCCGGGCCGGCGGTTCCATTATTCGAACATGAACTTCCCGATCGTCGCCGAGATCATCGAGCACATGACCAGTGAGCGGTTCGACATCTGGATGCGCCGCGAGGTGCTCGATCCCATGAAGATCGACGCCTGTTTCAATTGGCCGACGTGCAGCGACGCCGCGGTCGCGCGCGCGGTCGTGCTTCGTCAGGACGGCAAGGTCGTGCGCGACGACTTGCAGGGCAAGCGGCCCGACTGTCCCGTGTTCGTGCGCGATGGCGAGGCCTGCGATCTGTCGCGCTGGAAGCTGGGCGACAATGGATCGCTGTTCTCGCCCCAGGGCGGCCTGCGCATTTCCGCGCGCGGCCTGGCGCGGGTCGGGCGGCTGCTGCTCGGCGGCGGCACGCTCGATGGCGTGCGCATCCTGTCGCCCCAGTCGGTCGATACCCTGCTGACGCAGGTGTGGCGCTTCGACGGGCGCAACGGCGACACCGAAGACGGTTTCTACTGCAGCTACGGCCTCGCCACGCGGCAGATCCCGACCTCAGGCGCGGGCTGCGCCGACAATCCCGGCACGCGCGGCGCGACCTTCGTCGGCCATGCCGGCGATGCCTATGGCGTGCGTTCGGGCTTGTGGATCGATCGCGCCGCGGGCCACGGCATCGCCTATTTCGTCACCGGTCTTCCGGCCGATCCGCCGCGCGGACGCGGCACGGCTTTCCGTGCGGCGGAACAGGATGCGTTCCGCCGCACGCTGGGACTGATCCGGCCTTAG